A single region of the Sorghum bicolor cultivar BTx623 chromosome 9, Sorghum_bicolor_NCBIv3, whole genome shotgun sequence genome encodes:
- the LOC8061798 gene encoding uncharacterized protein At5g39865, translating into MWPSWVKTRSSDPAAASTSTALVPAAGASPRLSIPNPSLKDLRSLLAPDSAAAALPSAVSPSPRVFHRIRVAASALRVLRTLQHSPSSPPAAGKELAPGGGRVVLYFTSLRVVRGTYEDCRAVRAILRGLRAAVDERDLSMDPGYLPELAALLPHPHAQQQRRHRVALPQVFVGGRYLGGAEEVRRLHESGELRRIVAPAPANPAFPGNCARCGGERYVLCGACDGSHKRYSLKGGGGFRACAECNENGLVRCPACCCIPVHAA; encoded by the coding sequence ATGTGGCCGTCGTGGGTCAAGACGCGCAGCTCTGACCCCGCTgccgcctccacctccaccgcccTCGTCCCCGCCGCCGGCGCGTCGCCGCGCCTCTCCATCCCCAACCCGTCTCTCAAGGACCTCCGGTCCCTGCTCGCGCCggactccgccgccgccgccctgccGTCCGCCGTCTCCCCGTCGCCGCGCGTCTTCCACCGCATCCGCGTCGCCGCCTCCGCGCTCCGCGTCCTCCGCACGCTCCAGCACTCCCCGTCCTCCCCGCCCGCCGCCGGCAAGGAGCTAGCACCGGGCGGCGGGCGGGTGGTGCTGTACTTCACCTCCCTCCGCGTGGTCCGCGGCACCTACGAGGACTGCCGCGCGGTGCGCGCCATCCTGCGCGGGCTCCGCGCCGCCGTCGACGAGCGCGACCTCTCCATGGACCCGGGCTACCTCCCCGAGCTCGCCGCGCTCCTCCCCCACCCGCAcgcgcagcagcagcgccgCCACCGCGTGGCGCTGCCCCAGGTCTTCGTCGGCGGCCGCTACCTCGGCGGCGCCGAGGAGGTCCGGCGCCTCCACGAgtccggcgagctccgccgcatcgtcgcccccgcccccgccaaCCCCGCGTTCCCCGGCAACTGCGCCCGCTGCGGCGGCGAGCGCTACGTGCTGTGCGGCGCCTGCGACGGCAGCCACAAGCGGTACAGCCTCAAGGGCGGCGGCGGGTTCCGCGCCTGCGCCGAGTGCAACGAGAACGGGCTCGTCCGCTGCCCCGCCTGCTGCTGCATCCCCGTCCACGCCGCCTGA